In Helianthus annuus cultivar XRQ/B chromosome 8, HanXRQr2.0-SUNRISE, whole genome shotgun sequence, a single genomic region encodes these proteins:
- the LOC110873552 gene encoding THO complex subunit 3 has product MAETIPFKNLHSREYQGHKKKVHSVAWNCTGTKLASGSVDQTARVWHIEPHGHSKVKDLELKGHTDSVDQLCWDPKHADLVATASGDKTVRLWDVRSGKCSQQAELSGENINITYKPDGTHVAVGNRDDEITILDVRKFKVIHKRKFNYEVNEIAWNMTGDMFFLTTGNGTVEVLAYPSLKAVDTLTAHTAGCYCIAIDPLGRYFAVGSADSLVSLWDISEMLCVRTFTKLEWPVRTISFNHTGEYIASASEDLFIDISNVQTGRSVHQIPCRAAMNSVEWNPKFNLLAYAGDDKNKYQADEGVFRIFGFDSA; this is encoded by the exons ATGGCAGAAACAATCCCATTCAAAAACCTCCACAGCAGAGAGTATCAGGGCCACAAGAAGAAG GTACATTCAGTAGCTTGGAATTGCACTGGAACAAAGCTTGCTTCGGGTTCCGTTGATCAAACAGCACGCGTGTGGCATATTGAGCCCCATGGTCAT AGCAAGGTTAAAGATCTTGAGCTAAAGGGGCATACTGATAGCGTGGATCAATTGTGTTGGGACCCTAAACATGCTGATTTGGTTGCCACTGCATCAGGTGACAAAACTGTTCGACTATGGGATGTTCGCA GTGGTAAATGTTCACAGCAAGCGGAACTTAGTGGCGAGAATATTAATATCACTTATAAACCAGATGGGACCCATGTAGCTGTTGGGAACAGG gACGATGAAATTACAATACTGGATGTTAGAAAGTTCAAGGTCATTCATAAGCGCAAATTCAATTATGAG GTAAATGAGATTGCATGGAACATGACCGGAGATATGTTCTTCTTGACTACGGGAAACG GTACCGTTGAAGTACTTGCTTATCCGTCTCTTAAAGCAGTTGACACCTTGACAGCTCATACTGCTGGTTGTTATTGCATTGCAATTGACCCCTTGGGAAG ATATTTTGCTGTTGGAAGTGCTGATTCTTTAGTCAGCCTTTGGGATATTTCAGAAATGTTGTGTGTGCGAACATTCACAAAACTCGA aTGGCCAGTTAGGACCATAAGCTTTAATCACACGGGCGAATATATTGCGTCTGCTAGTGAAGACTTGTTCATCGACATA TCAAATGTACAAACGGGGCGGTCAGTTCACCAAATCCCTTGTCGGGCAGCCATGAACAGCGTGGAATGGAATCCAAAGTTCAATTTGCTTGCATATGCTGGTGATGACAAAAATAAGTATCAGGCTGATGAAG GTGTTTTCCGGATATTTGGCTTTGACAGTGCATAA